One Bremerella alba DNA segment encodes these proteins:
- a CDS encoding ankyrin repeat domain-containing protein — protein sequence MQYRCPLCQTNGVVPDKARGHEVLCLKCREHFFIPDQSLEERVKLGIFLAARRNDGEVIIALAESGADLDVQETDTGHTPLHIASFYGKLYAGRELIQHGASFEIRASKTVQTPLFYAARENNSKIVSWLLERGAQPNCQDPDGTTPLHWAARKGYLEVAKALVDGGANYRVENRNGLRPLQFAVSFHQPELRDYLISVERATKYIQNQRTKANTKTGTLNKFLFGFGK from the coding sequence ATGCAGTATCGCTGTCCACTGTGTCAGACCAATGGGGTCGTGCCCGATAAAGCTCGCGGGCATGAAGTACTGTGCCTGAAATGCCGAGAGCATTTCTTTATCCCCGATCAGTCGCTTGAAGAACGCGTAAAGCTTGGTATCTTTCTAGCGGCTCGGAGAAACGATGGCGAGGTCATCATCGCCTTGGCTGAAAGCGGTGCCGATCTGGATGTCCAAGAAACCGACACCGGGCATACGCCGCTGCATATCGCTTCGTTCTACGGTAAGCTCTACGCAGGCCGAGAACTGATTCAGCACGGTGCTTCTTTTGAAATCCGCGCGTCGAAGACCGTCCAAACGCCACTCTTCTACGCGGCTCGCGAGAACAACTCTAAGATTGTGAGTTGGTTACTAGAGCGGGGTGCCCAACCAAATTGCCAAGATCCCGACGGAACAACGCCGCTGCATTGGGCTGCTCGTAAGGGGTATCTCGAAGTCGCGAAAGCTCTTGTCGATGGCGGGGCAAACTATCGGGTTGAAAACCGCAACGGTCTTCGACCACTTCAGTTCGCTGTATCGTTTCACCAGCCTGAACTGCGAGATTACTTGATTTCTGTCGAAAGAGCGACCAAGTATATTCAGAACCAACGAACCAAGGCCAATACGAAAACCGGTACGCTTAACAAGTTCCTGTTCGGGTTTGGCAAATAG
- a CDS encoding tetratricopeptide repeat protein: MSPRPNATNKKTAASSPTEQWASQLVDRPQWLRVVLVVAVVAVYLTSLGGTFVFDDIPNIVEKENIADVTNALRSMMQLNTRATTQLSFALNAALFGKSAFYFHCVNLLVHVVSVVTLFELVRGSINWWNRNHTPYLNANLTGFFAALLWGVHPLGTMAVTYIVQRHESLMAMFYLLTLYCLLCGHLAEKAWPWYLASILCCWLGMGSKEVMVTVLLVALLYDRCVLAHSWRELFSKRGWVFAMYLLPSSILLVKSLSVFQRDAPAHDSVLGTHETASSWLYLWTQSGVIVHYLRLSIWPDHLAFDYDWPVASREGEYLLPAIIIFSLLVLSFWTVVKRPAIGFVAITFFFVLAPTSSIVPITDVAFEHRMYLPLACVCVLAVMGLVATIETWRPRQSKESKYQILFLIGLTIAVLLGTRTVYRNLDYHSQIALWTSTVESRPMNLRANHNLAKELRDADRLPEAEQFLLQSIAYCERYGYESFPLHGDLAEVYVYEGQFEQAYQRFQMAFEAAGSPPAKISEYRTLLRNRKLAETRTSFGALLDLLERPSEAAQQFDLAIELRPDVASWYAMAGHIYRKTGDLNTALVRWKRALDLDPTRVDVARDYTLLLIDAGHYAEATQRLQQSIQTHPEDLALQFQLARIQAAAPADEIRDPEASVIRCDQLISAFAQHAFEIQQVKAMALGNAGHTAEAIALLQSLRQQTTETQAEVRQNLDLLISRFQQDRQVFLPEPDAKR, encoded by the coding sequence GTGTCCCCAAGGCCAAACGCCACCAACAAGAAAACCGCTGCGTCTTCGCCGACAGAACAGTGGGCAAGCCAACTCGTCGACCGACCGCAATGGTTACGCGTCGTGCTTGTCGTTGCGGTGGTCGCCGTTTATCTCACGTCTTTAGGCGGAACGTTCGTCTTCGATGACATTCCGAATATTGTCGAGAAGGAAAACATCGCTGACGTAACGAACGCCTTGCGTTCGATGATGCAGCTCAATACCCGGGCAACGACGCAATTGTCGTTCGCTTTGAATGCGGCCTTGTTTGGCAAATCGGCATTCTATTTTCATTGCGTGAATCTGCTAGTTCACGTTGTTTCGGTGGTCACGCTTTTCGAGTTAGTTCGTGGCTCGATCAATTGGTGGAACCGAAACCACACTCCCTACCTAAACGCCAATCTGACAGGATTCTTCGCGGCACTGTTATGGGGAGTTCATCCTCTGGGGACCATGGCCGTCACCTATATCGTGCAGCGTCACGAATCTCTGATGGCCATGTTTTACTTGCTGACCCTTTATTGCCTGCTTTGCGGACATTTGGCAGAAAAGGCCTGGCCGTGGTATCTCGCCAGCATCCTTTGTTGCTGGCTGGGAATGGGATCCAAAGAAGTTATGGTGACCGTTCTGCTTGTGGCGCTGCTTTACGATCGGTGCGTACTTGCGCACTCTTGGAGAGAACTGTTTAGCAAGCGTGGGTGGGTCTTTGCCATGTATTTGCTGCCGTCATCCATTTTGCTGGTCAAAAGCTTGTCTGTCTTCCAAAGAGACGCCCCAGCGCATGATTCCGTTTTGGGTACCCATGAAACGGCCTCTTCATGGCTTTATTTATGGACCCAATCAGGCGTGATCGTACATTACCTTCGTTTATCGATTTGGCCTGATCACTTGGCCTTCGATTACGATTGGCCGGTCGCCAGCAGGGAAGGGGAGTACCTGCTGCCGGCGATCATTATATTCAGTCTACTCGTGCTCTCTTTCTGGACTGTCGTTAAGCGGCCGGCGATCGGTTTTGTGGCGATCACGTTCTTCTTCGTTCTGGCACCGACTTCCAGCATCGTGCCGATCACAGATGTGGCTTTCGAGCATCGCATGTATTTGCCTCTGGCGTGCGTCTGCGTGCTTGCGGTGATGGGTTTGGTAGCGACAATCGAAACGTGGCGTCCGCGGCAGTCGAAAGAGTCTAAGTACCAAATTCTCTTCTTGATTGGTTTAACGATTGCGGTGTTGCTTGGTACGCGAACGGTCTACCGGAACCTGGACTATCATTCACAGATCGCCTTGTGGACAAGCACCGTCGAGTCGCGTCCGATGAACCTGCGAGCCAATCACAACCTGGCCAAAGAACTTCGCGATGCCGACCGGTTGCCAGAGGCCGAGCAGTTCCTGCTGCAATCGATTGCGTATTGCGAACGATACGGTTACGAGTCGTTTCCACTTCATGGTGACCTTGCCGAGGTCTATGTCTATGAAGGTCAATTCGAGCAGGCCTACCAGCGATTTCAAATGGCCTTCGAAGCGGCCGGTTCGCCACCAGCTAAGATCAGCGAGTATCGCACGCTCTTACGTAACCGAAAACTGGCCGAAACGAGAACAAGCTTCGGGGCCCTCTTAGACCTCCTGGAGCGTCCCAGCGAAGCTGCCCAGCAGTTTGATCTGGCCATTGAACTTCGCCCTGATGTGGCCTCATGGTATGCGATGGCCGGCCACATTTATCGCAAGACTGGCGATCTTAACACTGCCCTTGTCAGGTGGAAGCGTGCCTTAGATCTAGACCCAACTCGCGTCGACGTTGCCCGCGATTACACCTTGCTACTTATCGATGCTGGGCACTACGCCGAGGCGACTCAGCGACTACAGCAAAGTATTCAAACCCATCCCGAGGACCTGGCACTTCAGTTCCAGTTGGCACGTATTCAGGCTGCCGCGCCCGCCGATGAAATCCGCGATCCAGAGGCCTCTGTCATACGCTGCGATCAACTGATTAGCGCCTTTGCTCAACATGCGTTCGAAATTCAGCAAGTCAAAGCGATGGCTCTAGGAAACGCAGGCCACACTGCAGAAGCGATCGCCCTCTTGCAATCGCTCCGCCAACAAACGACCGAAACACAGGCTGAGGTTCGCCAAAACCTCGACCTGCTGATCTCGCGGTTTCAGCAAGATCGACAGGTGTTTCTGCCAGAGCCAGACGCTAAGCGTTAG
- a CDS encoding metal ABC transporter ATP-binding protein: MIASESSPQSIDTSVPAIEVEHLTVSYGAVPALLDVSFAIPQGQLVGVIGPNGSGKSTLIKAILGFLRPDVGNVRIFGTPVDRTRKLVAYVPQRGSVDWDFPVTVEEVAMMGRYGNIPWWQWGPSKDDHEIVEEALSIVRMSDLRKRQIGELSGGQQQRVFMARALAQGARVVLLDEPFAGVDAATERAILNVLENAKKSGRTLVVVHHDLATAAEFFDALILLKQRLFAFGTPLQILQPELLSEVYDGNVRAFEHLRRVVEEKAK; encoded by the coding sequence ATGATTGCTTCTGAATCGTCTCCGCAGTCCATTGATACTAGCGTACCAGCCATTGAAGTCGAACACTTAACGGTCAGCTACGGGGCCGTTCCGGCGCTGCTGGATGTCTCGTTCGCGATTCCACAGGGGCAACTCGTCGGTGTGATCGGTCCCAATGGTTCCGGCAAGTCGACCTTGATCAAAGCCATACTCGGCTTCTTACGTCCCGACGTCGGTAATGTGCGAATCTTTGGTACGCCGGTCGACCGAACCCGCAAGTTGGTTGCCTACGTTCCTCAGCGTGGCAGTGTCGACTGGGACTTCCCGGTTACGGTGGAGGAAGTCGCGATGATGGGCCGCTACGGAAACATCCCTTGGTGGCAGTGGGGACCCTCGAAGGACGACCACGAGATTGTGGAGGAGGCCCTATCGATTGTTCGCATGTCGGATCTGAGGAAACGCCAGATTGGCGAGCTATCAGGCGGCCAACAACAACGCGTGTTCATGGCTCGAGCGCTCGCGCAAGGTGCCCGGGTAGTTCTGCTTGACGAGCCGTTTGCCGGTGTCGATGCGGCCACAGAACGCGCGATCTTGAATGTGCTGGAAAACGCCAAAAAGTCAGGTCGTACGCTCGTTGTGGTGCACCATGATCTCGCTACGGCGGCCGAGTTCTTTGACGCGTTGATTCTGCTCAAACAACGCCTCTTTGCCTTCGGTACGCCGCTCCAGATTTTACAGCCGGAACTGCTCAGCGAAGTGTACGACGGAAATGTTCGTGCGTTCGAGCACTTGCGACGCGTTGTCGAGGAGAAAGCGAAGTAA
- a CDS encoding DUF2304 domain-containing protein, whose product MNLFQWVAITFIAASLMVEIIRAVRSKRMNWAKSFRISIWIAAAICVLNPGIVTRLAHTIGIGRGADILIYVVTLTFIATTFYFYSRYMRLQRQITDLTRYLAIHEAKQPETSLADRDH is encoded by the coding sequence ATGAACTTATTTCAATGGGTCGCGATAACCTTCATTGCCGCTTCTCTGATGGTAGAAATCATTCGCGCGGTTCGCAGTAAGCGAATGAACTGGGCGAAATCGTTTCGCATATCCATTTGGATCGCCGCGGCGATCTGCGTGTTAAACCCAGGCATCGTCACACGCTTAGCGCACACCATTGGCATCGGTCGTGGTGCGGATATCTTAATCTACGTGGTGACGTTAACGTTCATTGCCACCACGTTTTATTTCTACTCGCGGTATATGCGGCTACAGCGTCAGATCACCGACCTGACGCGGTACTTGGCCATTCATGAAGCAAAGCAGCCCGAGACATCTTTGGCCGATCGTGACCACTGA
- a CDS encoding glycosyltransferase family 2 protein, whose amino-acid sequence MPAYNEAARIGTTLQGLIHHFRNVVVVDDGSKDNTFDRLQELPVWALRHPINLGQGAALQTGIDFAVGHGADIVVTFDADGQHDVHDIERLVEPIVAKRAEVALGSRFLGNDAVNMPTSRWFILKLGVLFTRVCSRIKVTDTHNGLRALSRSSATKLRITQNRMAHASEILDQIQYLGLKFEEVPVTVHYSDVVLEKGQQNSAAVKVAAQFLLGRMVR is encoded by the coding sequence GTGCCGGCTTATAACGAGGCCGCGCGGATTGGAACTACGCTCCAAGGTTTAATCCACCATTTTCGCAATGTGGTTGTTGTTGACGACGGCTCGAAGGACAACACCTTCGACCGGCTGCAAGAGCTTCCGGTTTGGGCTTTGCGTCATCCGATCAATCTAGGCCAAGGGGCGGCCCTGCAAACAGGGATCGACTTTGCCGTTGGGCACGGAGCGGATATTGTCGTTACATTCGACGCTGATGGCCAGCACGACGTGCACGATATTGAACGATTGGTAGAACCAATTGTTGCGAAACGCGCGGAAGTCGCTCTGGGCTCGAGATTCCTCGGCAACGACGCCGTAAATATGCCGACCAGTCGCTGGTTTATCTTGAAACTGGGCGTGTTGTTCACACGAGTATGCTCACGTATCAAGGTCACCGATACCCATAACGGATTGCGTGCACTTTCTCGCAGTTCCGCTACGAAGCTGCGGATCACCCAAAATCGAATGGCCCATGCTTCAGAGATTCTGGATCAGATCCAATATCTGGGTCTGAAATTTGAAGAAGTACCCGTTACGGTCCACTACAGCGATGTTGTCTTGGAGAAGGGCCAGCAAAATTCTGCCGCCGTTAAAGTGGCTGCTCAATTCCTGCTGGGAAGGATGGTGCGATGA
- a CDS encoding peptidase — protein sequence MPTRREAILAGSAVTLSATGFFPSPMVHASNKSGTQKIIGPEGYQFEVTHDWPALPEKYHWQTTHNVAVDREENLYVIHEGHANLKDHPSIFVFDKDGKFVRAFGEQFQGGGHGIEVHQEGNEEFLYVCAYQQVKSFAKLTKQGETVWQKHAPMEAGVYAAGEATNPQKVWGRDRFMPTNFAFLDDGGFYLADGYGSFYVHQYDQEGNWKGKFGGPGKGEGTFATPHGIWIDRRDADNPKTVVCDRAHHMLQVFDADQNYVRTVRGFGLPANLDTWNDWMIVPELHARLSIVDKDYQVLAQLGDDVKRVTSSKQLRSQPENWTSGKFVHPHDACFGPNGDIFVAEWVSTGRVSKLKRLT from the coding sequence ATGCCTACACGCCGCGAAGCAATTTTGGCCGGATCGGCCGTAACTCTTTCTGCGACCGGTTTTTTCCCCTCGCCTATGGTTCATGCGAGTAACAAATCGGGCACGCAGAAGATCATCGGTCCCGAAGGATACCAATTTGAAGTCACCCACGATTGGCCCGCACTACCAGAAAAGTATCACTGGCAAACCACCCATAATGTGGCGGTCGATCGCGAAGAGAACCTGTACGTGATTCACGAAGGTCACGCCAACCTGAAAGATCATCCCTCGATCTTCGTGTTCGACAAAGACGGCAAGTTCGTCCGAGCCTTCGGCGAGCAGTTCCAAGGAGGGGGCCACGGGATTGAAGTTCACCAAGAGGGTAACGAGGAGTTCCTCTATGTTTGTGCGTACCAGCAAGTGAAGTCATTCGCCAAATTGACCAAACAAGGCGAGACTGTTTGGCAGAAGCATGCCCCGATGGAAGCGGGCGTCTATGCCGCAGGGGAAGCGACCAACCCCCAAAAGGTCTGGGGACGCGATCGCTTCATGCCGACCAACTTTGCCTTTCTGGACGACGGCGGTTTCTATCTCGCCGATGGCTACGGTTCCTTCTACGTCCATCAGTACGACCAAGAGGGGAACTGGAAAGGGAAGTTCGGAGGTCCCGGCAAAGGGGAAGGAACCTTTGCCACGCCGCATGGAATCTGGATCGATCGCCGTGACGCGGATAACCCCAAGACCGTGGTGTGCGATCGGGCCCACCACATGCTACAGGTCTTCGATGCAGATCAGAACTATGTCCGCACTGTTCGTGGTTTCGGATTGCCTGCCAATCTAGATACCTGGAACGATTGGATGATCGTGCCGGAACTTCACGCACGACTTTCGATTGTCGACAAAGATTACCAGGTGCTCGCCCAACTTGGCGATGACGTGAAACGCGTGACGTCGAGCAAGCAACTACGTAGCCAACCTGAAAACTGGACCTCCGGCAAATTTGTGCATCCCCACGATGCCTGCTTCGGACCCAACGGCGATATCTTCGTCGCAGAATGGGTATCGACCGGGCGCGTCTCGAAGCTCAAGCGTTTGACCTAA
- a CDS encoding metal ABC transporter solute-binding protein, Zn/Mn family, whose product MNAYRLASAFVLTLLLPLTLLAQQSRPVIVCSTTQVADFARQVVGDRMEVKCVLAAGQDPHLYEKKPGDAQLVSTADLCVENGWHLEGNDWMRKLAAQTGRPIVSCVEGCQPLEVPGVDEAMQDPHAWFSCTNAAIYVRNIRDAVIQLDPHHADEYRSRAALYLDQLRTLHSWILREINHIPVEQRVLVTSHDAFNYFCQAYGLKSATPVGWSTGNEVGAGITPQRRQETIDSIRKHQINAIFVETSVNPTMVREIAREAGVAIGGELYSDSMGAPDTAGETYIGMMRENVITIVQALK is encoded by the coding sequence ATGAACGCATATCGACTCGCTTCAGCTTTCGTTCTGACGTTATTGCTTCCCTTGACGTTGCTCGCCCAGCAGTCCCGCCCGGTGATTGTTTGTTCGACAACTCAAGTCGCCGACTTTGCGCGGCAAGTTGTGGGGGACCGAATGGAGGTCAAATGCGTACTCGCAGCTGGCCAAGATCCTCATCTTTATGAGAAGAAACCAGGCGACGCCCAATTGGTTTCGACGGCCGACCTGTGTGTCGAGAACGGATGGCACCTCGAAGGCAACGATTGGATGCGTAAGCTGGCCGCTCAGACGGGCCGCCCGATTGTCTCTTGCGTTGAAGGCTGCCAGCCGCTGGAAGTTCCTGGCGTAGACGAAGCGATGCAAGATCCGCACGCGTGGTTCTCGTGCACCAATGCGGCCATCTATGTTCGCAATATCCGTGATGCGGTCATCCAGCTTGATCCTCACCATGCCGACGAATACCGAAGTCGCGCGGCGCTTTACTTGGACCAACTGAGAACTCTTCACAGTTGGATCCTGCGAGAGATCAACCATATTCCCGTCGAGCAGCGTGTGCTTGTCACCAGCCACGATGCATTCAATTACTTTTGCCAGGCCTATGGATTGAAGTCGGCAACGCCGGTCGGATGGTCGACCGGCAATGAAGTCGGTGCAGGGATCACCCCCCAACGACGGCAAGAAACAATCGACTCGATTCGAAAGCATCAAATCAATGCCATCTTTGTCGAAACCTCTGTCAATCCTACGATGGTTCGCGAGATTGCCCGCGAGGCGGGGGTAGCGATCGGTGGCGAGCTTTATTCCGACTCGATGGGAGCACCCGATACGGCCGGTGAAACCTACATCGGAATGATGCGAGAAAATGTCATCACGATTGTCCAGGCGTTGAAATAG
- a CDS encoding metal ABC transporter permease, giving the protein MDAFYTLFVEPFQGNSYLLRAVVAGCLVAIAAGVVGCLIILRRMAFLGDAISHSMLAGVTGGYLLMKVVYGHEAHFAGMILGALIAGFTTVLMVSFVSRVSRIKEDTAIGIMYTGIFALGGALASMFSHYIHLDLFHFVMGDVLAVDAERLWMMAGVTAVVLFVIILWYRQLLLTSFDPIMAASLGLPVLLIHMLMTTCTSLVVVSAVQIVGVILVVGLLITPAATAYLLTNRLSHMMALSALFGVSSVICGVYLSVWLNVATSPPIVLFSTLQFMFVLVFSPRFGLLSTWLRKRAAIPHTLAEDILGCMRRSGGLATSLSTIIANVPTDGQRLRTTLDRMVTRGLIEPKADDAYQLTEAGELEAKRLMRAHRIWEAYLARLGTPEEEIHDRAHLLEHVNDEAAVDYLDDRLGHPITDPHGQEIPEDFLHLVPGEEVPASLLRDGHIAEVTRLLPEANFDLVIGDHLTTGPRTDNEQTWTFKINDSHQQLNLDHHQADSIIVRLVDSSKAES; this is encoded by the coding sequence ATGGACGCTTTCTATACATTGTTCGTCGAGCCTTTCCAAGGCAACAGTTACCTGCTTCGCGCGGTCGTGGCTGGGTGCCTGGTGGCCATCGCAGCAGGGGTGGTGGGCTGTTTGATTATTTTGCGGCGGATGGCCTTCCTGGGTGATGCGATTTCGCACTCGATGCTGGCAGGCGTGACCGGCGGCTATCTTCTGATGAAAGTGGTCTACGGTCACGAGGCCCACTTTGCCGGAATGATCTTGGGGGCGCTGATCGCTGGTTTCACGACGGTTCTGATGGTCAGCTTTGTCTCGCGCGTGTCGCGGATTAAAGAAGATACGGCGATCGGAATCATGTATACCGGCATCTTCGCGCTGGGCGGGGCGCTGGCGAGCATGTTTTCGCATTACATTCATTTAGATCTCTTTCATTTCGTGATGGGAGACGTCCTGGCCGTCGATGCCGAACGTTTGTGGATGATGGCTGGAGTCACGGCCGTTGTGTTGTTTGTGATCATTCTTTGGTACCGACAGTTACTGCTCACGTCGTTCGACCCGATCATGGCTGCTTCGCTCGGGCTACCGGTGCTGTTGATCCATATGCTCATGACGACGTGTACGTCGCTGGTGGTTGTCAGTGCGGTGCAGATTGTGGGCGTCATCCTTGTGGTTGGTCTTTTGATTACCCCAGCGGCAACGGCCTATCTGCTGACCAATCGGCTAAGTCACATGATGGCTCTGTCGGCGCTATTTGGCGTTTCGAGCGTCATCTGCGGTGTTTACTTGTCGGTGTGGTTGAACGTAGCGACGAGTCCGCCGATTGTGCTCTTCAGTACGCTTCAGTTTATGTTCGTGCTGGTCTTTTCGCCCCGCTTCGGGCTGCTTTCCACGTGGCTTCGCAAACGGGCGGCAATCCCTCATACCTTGGCCGAAGACATCTTAGGATGCATGCGCCGCAGCGGAGGCTTGGCGACATCGTTGTCGACGATCATTGCCAATGTGCCGACCGACGGACAGCGTCTGCGTACCACGTTAGATCGGATGGTGACCCGTGGACTGATCGAGCCCAAAGCCGACGACGCCTATCAGCTAACCGAGGCGGGGGAGCTGGAAGCGAAACGCTTGATGCGTGCCCATCGTATTTGGGAAGCGTACCTGGCACGGCTGGGTACGCCGGAGGAAGAAATTCATGACCGTGCCCATCTTTTGGAACACGTGAACGATGAAGCGGCCGTCGATTACCTCGACGATCGACTTGGTCACCCGATCACTGATCCGCATGGCCAGGAGATTCCGGAAGACTTTCTCCACCTCGTTCCCGGCGAGGAAGTGCCGGCGAGTTTGTTGCGAGACGGCCATATAGCGGAAGTCACGCGGCTATTGCCGGAAGCAAACTTCGATCTGGTGATTGGCGATCACCTGACGACCGGTCCACGAACCGATAACGAGCAGACCTGGACGTTCAAAATCAACGATAGCCATCAACAACTTAATCTCGATCACCACCAAGCCGACTCGATCATCGTACGTCTGGTCGATTCCTCAAAGGCCGAGAGTTAA
- a CDS encoding outer membrane protein assembly factor BamB family protein, whose translation MKSSLFALFLLALALSSVAATAVNAAETSDGNWANWRGPHYNGTSTNAKPPVKWSEEENVRWKVPISGKGSSSPIIWGDKLFVLTAVPVPTEGAEAESPEGEAAPEQTPPPRDSSTERPRRGPGDSPGGPGGRSRGGRGRGGRDRDAAPTTPLAFTVICLDKLTGEKIWSDVAVQETPHESGHNTNTFASASAVTNGEILVAFFGSRGIFCYAMNGKLLWKRDLGKQQTRNAFGEGSTPALYKNSIIIPWDHEGDSFVLALDATTGEELWKVDRDEATSWATPVVAEHNGAAQVILNGSTRVRSYDVTSGKLLWECGGQATNPIATPIIDNGKAICMTGYRGYAVYAIDLDATGDVTDNDDYIAWSRSDVGPYISSATLLNNRLYVTKSRDGVLYCLDASTGETIYGPERLPEASTLYSSLVGADGKVYVSDRDGTTVVLQDGPEFKVLAVNQLAEGIDASIAFSGDLMFLRSEGHLYCMQQTK comes from the coding sequence ATGAAATCTTCGCTTTTCGCTTTGTTCTTGCTCGCCTTAGCTCTCTCTAGTGTTGCCGCGACGGCGGTTAACGCAGCCGAAACTTCCGACGGAAATTGGGCCAACTGGCGAGGTCCCCATTACAACGGCACCTCAACCAATGCGAAGCCGCCAGTGAAATGGAGCGAAGAAGAAAACGTTCGCTGGAAGGTCCCCATTTCGGGGAAGGGTAGTTCCTCGCCGATTATTTGGGGGGACAAGCTGTTCGTGCTGACGGCGGTGCCGGTACCAACCGAAGGTGCCGAGGCGGAAAGTCCCGAAGGGGAAGCCGCCCCAGAGCAAACCCCGCCGCCGCGCGATAGTTCGACCGAACGCCCCCGACGTGGTCCCGGGGATTCGCCCGGTGGTCCTGGCGGTCGAAGTCGCGGGGGCCGTGGTCGTGGTGGACGCGACCGTGATGCAGCTCCTACGACGCCGCTGGCTTTCACAGTGATCTGCCTGGATAAGTTGACCGGAGAGAAGATCTGGTCAGACGTTGCGGTTCAAGAGACCCCGCACGAATCGGGACATAACACCAACACGTTTGCCTCGGCTTCCGCCGTCACCAACGGAGAAATCTTGGTGGCTTTCTTCGGCTCTCGCGGCATTTTCTGTTATGCAATGAATGGCAAGTTGCTATGGAAACGTGATCTGGGAAAGCAACAGACACGAAATGCGTTTGGCGAAGGAAGCACCCCGGCTCTCTATAAAAACTCGATCATCATTCCGTGGGACCATGAAGGAGACTCCTTTGTGTTGGCGCTCGACGCGACCACCGGTGAGGAACTTTGGAAAGTAGATCGAGACGAAGCGACCAGTTGGGCGACCCCAGTGGTTGCCGAGCATAACGGGGCGGCTCAGGTGATCTTGAACGGTTCTACCCGCGTTCGCAGCTATGATGTCACTTCCGGTAAGCTCCTCTGGGAATGCGGCGGACAGGCCACTAACCCGATCGCGACCCCAATCATCGACAACGGGAAAGCGATCTGCATGACCGGGTATCGCGGATATGCTGTTTACGCGATTGACCTCGATGCGACCGGGGATGTGACCGACAACGACGACTATATTGCCTGGAGCCGGTCGGACGTGGGCCCGTATATCTCGTCAGCGACGCTTTTGAATAACCGTCTCTATGTGACCAAATCGCGAGATGGTGTCCTGTACTGCCTCGACGCAAGCACGGGCGAAACGATTTACGGCCCGGAACGTTTGCCGGAAGCCTCGACGCTGTACTCTTCGTTGGTCGGGGCCGATGGCAAGGTCTATGTTTCTGACCGAGACGGAACCACGGTCGTCTTGCAGGACGGCCCTGAATTTAAAGTGCTGGCAGTCAATCAGTTAGCAGAAGGGATTGACGCATCGATTGCTTTCAGCGGAGACCTGATGTTTCTGCGAAGCGAAGGTCACCTTTACTGCATGCAACAAACCAAATAA